The window ttaaccagttctccttgtcagggttgctgcagtctggagcctgtcctcaAATCACTGGATGCTATGGAAGGGAGGGTCAACCCTAGATGGGTTTCCCAGTCCCTCGCAGGGTAGACACATATGCACGCACTTGTCCATGTAATGGGCAATTAGTGTTGCCACTTCAACAAAGGCATCTCTCAGaccagtgggaggaaacccacacaaataggGAAAACATAAGACCTCTCCTCAGCCTCATTTGGGCTTGACCCCAGTTCCAAACAGCTGAGGTGCTGCGactctgctgcaccactgtgctgcttcatAAGCATCACTTCCTCAGGAAGTAAACTTCATTCACCTGATTTTACTTTAGTTCTGAAGAGGATATTTAActgttatacaaaaaaaaagtgcatttatttgGGGTTTGatcaaaaaaaagtgtccagaCCAGGATGCAGTAAGAAAATAAGTCTTTTCTCCATACAAAATCTCCTTGAGTGATGAACACACACTGACCACCCTAGAGATCATTGCCTACAAGTCTTCCTCCCTTCTCCATCAACCTCCCCCCGTAAGCCAAACGCATGAGGAACTCCAACTCTTCtactgctttcatttcattctaAGAAAGGACACATTGTTTATGGTAACACAGTTATATAAAGgccataaaaatgtaataaacaccCAAGTAACACAGCTCCTTTTAAAAGAGAAACTGTCCAGTTGCTTTGCAGTCTCTGAGGGGGCTGCAGACCCCCAGTTTCTCTTTGTCTGGCTTTTCCACAGGGGGGTGAAGCCATCATACATGAGGTCACCACCCCACCCTGTTCTGTCATCAGGGACAGGTTTGGACTCTTGGGAGGGGTGTGTCCCGCACAGCCCCTCTGATGGGGGCTTCAGCATTAGTCAGAGTCTGATTCACTGCTGTCATCTGATGATGAGCTGCTAGTGCCATCCGACTGATCATCATCgtcctcttcatcatcatcgtcatcattcTTGGAATAGGAAGAATTAATTATCACCGTGCAATTTAACCAAATACAGACTAAGGTACCCTTGTGCTTTTAATATGTCTGAAGCAATGAAAGCAAGAGTTAAGGAAACAAGTTGAGAAATTCATGTTGGAGACTGATACTATTAATGGCTTATGTCATTACCTCATCGTCGTCCTCATCGTCATCATCACTGTCTGAGCTGCCAGATGActcatcctcttcctcagaATCAGATGAATCTGTCTTCtcgtcatcatcatctgaaTCTGAGGTGTCCTGCTGTAGATGACAAGGTCAGCCGTCTTTCTGCTCATCCACTTAAACGTTCAGAACCACACTGTCGGTCAGACGCCACTTTACGCACAGAGCTCTTTGCTCCTGTAAGCATCTTTCTTGCACTCTTTCACACCAGTAGCGCACTATGTCCGTTGCTCAGGACTCATCTCACTCGGCCACATCCACAGCCATGCCCATTCTCCTCCATCCACcaaacaaaagtgcaaacaTTCTGGCTGAGCGGTGTTACCTTGGCTCGGTACGCCATGGCACGCTTgccccccccggcccccagTCCTCCGGCTCTGGGACCTACCGCCTTCCCCTTCGTCACCCGCACCTTCGCCCCAGGACCTTGGACCTTGGTTGTGCTACGTCGCTTCTGGAGGTAGGAAGaggcagggaaaaaaagggggggaaaaaaaaggtgtggggtggagggggacagGCAGACAGTAACACACAGGTATCTTCAGTTCAACATCGATGCTGATCCTTCAGGACGTTCCATAAATGATCtaatcacacacaaactgtaTGAGGCGACACCTGAACATTTACATACTGAGGACATGACTGACAGCAGAATAACACCCTGCCAACATGTGAACACCTGAGGCTCTAGCTGGTGCAGTAACAGCACTCACCGTGTTGCTAAACTCTTTGTAAACAGCACGCTCCTGAGGAGAAAGCgactgagagacagagagagacaaacaCAAGAGCAGGTAAGTAGAGGATCTTCAAAGCCCATGTGCCATGGCTAGCATATGATGAGTCTTTCTTGTAGCCTTGTCCCTAGACACACTTATCTCTGTTGTCTACCTGTTGATGTGCTACGATTCCTCATTTAGAGCTCAAAATCTTTAAATTTATGGCTCTCCGCACCGAGAACCTTGTCAGACTGCAAACTTTTCCAGCTGTCCATCTAAACAACACTTCAGGTCTTCTGAAACCACGCAATCTGCTTCCCACCTTGACCCAGGAGTCCAGCTCGACCTTGTACTCTATCTGCTGTTCCTCCACCTGCTTCCTGTACTTGTCCTTTTGGCTCTGAGTGAGTTTATGCCAACGCTTGCCGATCTCCACCATGCGCTCCTTCAAGCTGAAGTGGTTGAGCTCCCCACTGGTCAGCAGCTCCTGGGAAAACATTTGGTAACCGCTCCTGCGAAAGGGACGGAAGGAAGGAGAAGGTGCAGAAAGAAAGCGGCTCCGTGGGATACGAAGGGGCAGAGAAACCAAGGGACTTCATTCCAGAAAAGCAACAATTCCACGCCACTTTGTGGTCACTCACACTGGAGGCTTTTTAGGCTCGCCATCAAATTTGGGCTTCCTCTGACCTTGTCCAGATACTGGAGTCCTCATCTCCAGCAGCTCTCTCTGCAGGAGAACAACCAAGTGTCAGCACAGAAACACCCAGTGGGagcagtgtacacacacagtctcaaaGGAGTATAGGTGTCCACTGTTGTGCACAGCTTGAATGTAAAcaacatatttcaaaatgcattgCCTCCTTATGCTAAACAGTCCAGTCACAGTTAAGGGGATATAAACATGTTCAGTAtattttttactacattttcttcactttctaAAATTCccgtttgtttttcagtgtgagaaatggcagtaaaatgcatagTGGGACCATCTCAATTCAACTCGTTTTCACAATGTTTACAGTCCTGACATTTCCGAGTGTTGGTGACGAGTAACAAGATGGTAAACCATGTTGTATACTTTAGAGAAAGAGTCAGTAATAGGTGCCGAATTAATAACAGTTGTTTGGCGACactattttcagacattttaaataagttttacTGTAGCTCAAACTTTAAAAGTCTccctacattttaaaatttattatggctgtatccaagacttttacagaacctaacccacaCAAAAACCAAGGGATAGCTATTATTAAGCgtttactgattgtgacttagcAAAATTTATGTTCATCGTATGAACAAATCAAATGACGAACAAACTTTCAATCTCAACCGTGTTTGAGACGAGGAGTCAATCTATAACAGATTCTAATCACTATAATGCAGGATATAGCCGGTCCTCACAGACAATGAAATCATCACTGAGAGAACACAAAGTCAGGATTAAAGCAAACAGGCTGCATTGTGGAGGGCAGCGAGCATCACGGAGACGGAAATTCTGACATTTCAGGAAAAGAGTTCAATCGGGAGAAGACAGAGGTCAAGCGTCTGGGTCACTGACCACAGGCCTGTACTGAACCTCGTATCGCTTCTGGTCCTCTGCTGCCTTTTTGATCCAGGggatcttctccttcttctccattGCTTTCCACGTTGATTCCATGGCACTCTGTGCCTTCTTGCGATCGCTCTGTTGGCAGTGAGAGATGTTCCCTTCCATGACTTACACAGCCCTGATGCACCACTTTAGGTCAGCTATGTGCcttaatcactacactacaTACCTAACAGAAATTTACAAGAATTATTGTGTTAcacccgtttttttttttttttgttaatgggAACCATATTGTATAATAGCCCACAAATTTTGACAGAATCCCATGAATACACGATCATCTCTATGGTGGTATGACACCATAGACACAATGGGTCCATTTCCTCGTTGCTGACCCTGTACTTGGCCAGGTAGTCTCCGATGACGCTCTGCTGCCACATCTCCTCGGCTGTCTTGGGCGTCTCAGGAAGGCGTGGTCGCTTCCTGCTGTCACGTTTCTCTTTGGCAAGGCCTTGTTCCCAGTGCTCCAGGTCAGAGTCATTGCACCTCTCCTACGAATGCACACCAGCTCACATCAGTGAACAAATCAAAGCCTGAATGACCTTTGTTGACAGAATGACGAGTTGACATGTTATGCAGCTTATCTGAAATGTTACCAATAAAGTATAAAGGAATCAGCGAAACCAGAAATTATACTTCTGGTTGTGACTGTCAGACATTGAGTCCTCAAGTGACCTTTCAAACGCAGTTGTTGGGGACTGgattcaaaacatttatttgtaatgatttaaatattttacaggacACGTCAAAATGAAAGCTTTGTGAAAACAGTCTAATTTGTCCAACCTACTAGAGCCAGCTGCActcaccttgttcaagggtgacTTTGATTGTACGGGGCTGCCTGCGCTCCCCATTGCCAGCCGGGTCCCCGCCAGCTTCTCCTCTGCCAGCACACGTTCCCGCTCCTCCTCCGGAAGACTCTGAAGAGCAAAGAGAAACACGAGCGGTTGGTTGATGGCGCTTGAAGGAAATGCCACACCCAGCCAGGAGGTGAGAGCAGTTTGGACCATTGACCAATTGGCTCTGTAGGAAACAGCCAGTGAAGCTTCAGTGGTCCTTTAGAAATTCAAATTCAGGCTGAAGGAGTCATCTGGCATCTTTAGCTCACCTCCAGAAATCTTTGCAGGTCCATCTCatactgtttctttttctaaGTGAGGGAAGAAACAACACTCAGAATTGAGAAGACCATGAGCACTCAAAGTCATTCTCTTACTCGTTCAGTCATGAATTAATATGCAGAAAAAGAAGTTTGTGATCGGTGACTCTCAGCTGACCTGCTCGCATCGCTTCTGGAACATGTCCTTCTCCTTCTGGGTCATCATCTTCCACTGTTTGCTACAGAGCACCATTCGTTCTGTGCTGGGAACGTCCTTCATGTTCACCATCAACTCGGCGCAGTACAGCGAGTAGCCGTTCCTGTAGGCAGAACGCAATTCGTTAAAATGCGTCTTTAGGAGAATGTCAAGGCACCAGTGTTCTTGGCTCAGATGAAGATGCTTCCGTCACGTCTCCCTCAGTGCACCTGAACACTCACGGAGGTGGTTTGGTGGGCCGTCCGTCAAACTTGTCCTTGAGTTGCCGCTCGGCTTTGGTTAGGACGGACTTGAAGTGTTCGTCCGAGTTAGCCTCAGGGTGGGCCTCATGGTACGCCTTCATGCTGTCCTGTGGAGGAAGCTGCGCTTTAACTCGGTGTCAGCTTGGTGGGGGGGCCTTAAACCCACACCCAGATCAGGACGGCGCTCCGACCAAGCTCGACCTCTCACCCCGTAGGCCTTCTGCAGCTCCAGAGCCTTGCTGATCCACTTGAGGCGCTTCTTGTCAGAAAGCTGGGACCACTGCCGCCTTAGAGCCTCCTTGAGATCCTTCTGACTCACCTGGCCgcaaagaaaaagagcagaacgTTCTCAAATCATGTACAGCTGTATCACACTGCACCTTCTAAACACGATTAATTCAACACCTTATTGACAAGGGTCTCGAtgctgctaaattaataaactaagGGCATATATTCCTAGCAAATCGGGGTTAATTCATTATGTGAAGTCACCCCGTCATGCAAATTATCATCGTGAGGACTTTGAAATTGCCATTActtcttatggaaaaaatatcaAGTTATGTCCCATAAAATTaaccaaaacaaaatatgtttatgcatgacaattttaaaaaaagcattttatattGTCTTTATTCTAGGTtcttgtattttcattcattatcaacaaCTGCCTGGCCAGTGCAGGGTTGCCAAGGTCCAGAGTCTACATGGGgttgaggcagggtacacactgaATAAAGAAACTTTGATAATTTAGCTCATAGATGTTtacaatataaagaaataaaacttcaTAAACTCGCTGCTTATTTCaagcgcacatgcacacacaaacgcacacacagagcctgaaaCAGCAGGGTTGCaccaaactggagcctaacctggcgacacagggcgcaaggctgaagggggtgggggacacacacccaggacggcacgccagtccgctgcaagacaccccaagcaagactcgaaccccagacacgccACACAGCacgacccagtcaaacccattgTGCCCCCGCGCCGCCAAGCACGCAGACACCATACTATTAGAGGTGCTGTGTGAATTTACAAATGTTTCCCACTAGATGTCCATTACATCGTGAGATTATGACTGTTTAcaggagtgtaagagaaatcaTGTTATTAACGCTGCTGATATGATTTAAATATTTGAGTTGAGTTACATGTTAAGAGTTTATTTCTGAAAGGCAGTATTAAGATGAGACAATGGTTGGAATCTCTCCTCTTACTGGAGTACCCCAAATTGCTACAGTttaaattacccaactgtacaaacgggtaaataagtAGCTGAATgctttaagttgctttgtagaaggAATTTAACTTAATCAATGGCTACAACTGATTGACACTGttaatgtgacaggaagtagaaAGTATACAATTTTGCTATGGAAGAAGTACAGCTGAAGGAAATAACCATACTGATACCAAAGAGGGACAAGAAACCATTAAGTTTGAGACTCTAGACATACATCTCTGTTCCAAAATGCCTGGTAGAAGTGTCTGATAGCAGGTGttccacacaaaaacacacccaTTGTGGAAGTACAATGACTGTATGACTTGTATTTTCATAAGCAGTCATAGCAGTGTCTTGTTGTACGTGACCCCATTATACACCTCAAACTCAACTGCCGAAATACCTGCATTTAAAAAGGCAGACGGTCCACTTATTACATTTTCGTTGAATACTTTCATACTAGGAGATAAGAAACAGTTATTTGTTTTCCAAAGACTCATGAGTAGGGAGGACTTGGAGCTTCTTCAGTTGTCACTGGAATCATTCACTCACATCAGGATGCAGCTTCATGTAGGTTTTCTTCTCATGGTTGTACCACAGTTGTTGGGGTGTCTTGGGTTTCTCTGGAAGACCTGACTTCTTCCTCTCCTCAATCAGCTCTGGGTGATCTTCCCTAAGGTGACAGACAAGGGTCAGCGAGGTTCCAAAAATGTGCTCAAAATTAACCAAAAGGTTAATTTCCGTGAAGAGTTATTGCCCTGTACACACCCACTCAGGTTACCGACAGACaagttatacatttttgaagatagatttttctcattttgtttttaaaatagttttttcttaaaatacttTCTAATATTTTCATCTGCAGCAGAGCAAATGTGACCTGTGCTTCTCTGCCAAACTGGTAGATTGCAGTAAAGTGCAGCCAAACAATAAGGGTGTGCGGGACCACCTAGTTCAACTTGCTTCTGGTATTTACAGCTCGTCTCTGATTTTTGTGAGCGTTAGTCATTCTAATTGTGCCAGAAAGAAGAGCTGTGTTCTCACTATGGAGTcgaaagtggaaataataaagtagtGAGAATATGACAAACATTGCATCTGCAGGGGATAAATCAGTTAGCACGTGTGACAGAACAcaagtttgtggagacaacatgTTTTATACTTCcattaattttcaaattttcataattagttttaatgtcaGCATAGCttgaagttaaaaataaagagtTTTAAATTTCCGTTATACCCGTTTTACAAAATctaaccattaaaaaaaaaagtaggaatcTGTACTTCAATATACTGATTTAGGCATAAGAGTGGTGGtagagttatgaacaaaatagGTATGAATAGCTCTGTGCCTGTATattgaggaaccagtgtattatttttcagcctatcttttgaaaatattctcGAGGACAGATTTGTTTGCAGAAATACCGACTGCATTATAAGGGAACTGTTTACTTAAAGCGTGCCATGTTCTTCTCAAATGCCTCCTTCTCTCGCTGGAACTCCTGGATGTACTTGAGCTAAAAGAGACAGAGGCGTAGCAGATATGAGATTGGGAACCAAATATACACTGAATGACCATACAACAGTGCTCAGAGAAAAGGGAAGCGGTGTATTCCAGTACACTGCCAGTGAGCTATACCCAGTACAGAATATCCATTCTACTTCAGCACTCTACTACTGAGAGGGACAAAATGTTACGCTGAATGAAGTTTTGAACAAGTATTTCCcttttatatttcttattttagatGTCTTAGGCTGCAGCTCCCATCCACGGCATGTGTAATTTGAACAGCCTCATCTGagactatatatacacacatatatatgcagtgtgtaaaaccaaaagaaaaatataaattagtaatataaattttcttttacataaatatacaaGGCTGAGCTGAACTCTAAAggcatttcaaaaaaaatttaacgGCCCAAGATGTGTGATGCACACTAAGGAACAAACTCTCTGTAAAATATCTGGTAGTGTTAGAACACTGAAATGTACCGTTCAAACCAAAACAGGCAAAGGAGGTCCCCTCGCGCTGCTCTAACCTTCTTTTTCTCTGGCAGCTCTTTGTACTTCTTGGAGAGGATCTTGGTAAGGTCCAGGTTGCTCATCTCTGGGTGGATCTTGGCATACTTGGCCCTCTTCTCCATGAAGAAGCGAAAGTATGGAGTCAGAGGCTTCTTGGGGAAGTCTGGGTGCGTCTGATGGGTTCGAAACAGGCGAAATACAGTCTTAGGACAGGGTGCAAAGATGAACCAAAGGTGTATGATACTATGAGCTCCTGGCCATACCTTCAGTTTCTTCCCTTTATAAGGGTTCCTTACAAACTCGATTGCGTCGATAATGAGTTCCGTCATGGTGCGATACTTCCGCACCTGCAAACAATAACGGCCTCTGTGTCAGTAAAcggcaaatgaaaaaaaaaacaaagagctcCTTCTCTGGGATAAGAGGCTCACCTCAGCGGAGACCTTCTGCCACTTCTGCTTGCACATATCCCCGGTGAACGTGCCGAAGCCCACCTTCTCCCAGTCAAAGTGTGACTCGGTGGTCTTGTACTTCATGGCATCTCCTTCTGGCAGCAGGCCGCGGATGCGCTCCAGGAGCGTCAGGCAGTCCTCCTTGCTCCATGCCACCCCATCTGCCATGCACACACGCAAACGTTCAGGTTCCAGTGCAAAGCGCCGCAGCAAATTTGCACGAGTGCAGCCGCCTCTGGGTGTGGCTTTGAGAAGCTGCAGTAGCTCGCTTTAACATCTTCATTTCCTGTCACTGATGGCACTTGTGCTCACCAATGAAACGCCGTTCTTGCATTCAATAACACACCACAACTGTTAATATAACCAAACCCCTCCCAAAATAATCTAAACACCCCATACAGTTGTGAGTGGATGTATTTGCTTGGCTGCGGTAAAAAGCACTAATTACAAGATGCAGAGTTGAACATGTGACAGGATTCACAATGAGCAGAGGAAGACAGACGACAGTGGTGGTCACTggtacagatttacatttattcatttatctgatgcttttctccaaagtgacttgtcaAGCTACTGagaattttttacccatttatacagctgggtaattttactggagcaactgagcgcaggtaccttactcaagggtactacagctggaggtgggatccaaacctgtaACCAATGAATCCAAAATCAGCAGCTCTAGCCATAAATTACCCGCTATCCCTGGCAGATTACTCTAGTGTACAGAACAGTGAATTATCTTGCAGAAACAGAGTAAAGTACCTGGGTCATTCTTGACATGGACATTCTGAGCAACAGCGGAGACATTGCTGCTACCATTCATGGTGAGACCGGAGCCAGGCTCTCCAATTCTTTCACCtagagggaaaaaagaagaatagGGGAGaaaggagggggagaaaaaaaaaaaaaaaaaaaaaaaaaaaaaatttacccatTGAAGGCTGATAAGTggtttactgtatttactgcaATCTCTGACACTTCATCCTCTTCATGTTAAACAGACAACTTGCAATCATTTCCACATACATAGCAGGGTATTTCTAttgaagtaattcagggtatgtacagCACAACCAGGAACACTAATGGTACAAAACAACATTCCTAACCAGGACATGCCTTTCTGACCCTTATTAAtgagtgttttgtttgtaaagtaaaaatttaattgaTAAAGTAGTTACAAAATGTACCGTGGTTATGACgattaaaaaacacaatgaactACTGTGGTAAACTGGCCAGAGACATTACATCATGGATACTGTGATATTTTGTTGCTATCAAAACAAACACCCTCAATGAATGAAGGAGGTTTAATCCACTGAagatatttagcagacatttacCACAGTGTTCCCGAAACACTGGTGTCTTTAAATGCTTGAAAATCCCTATTGTATAGAGGAACTAAACATTTCAGTTACAGCaaactttttcccattttcagcctcttttgtgtatttattaatacatttaatctgAGATTAAAGCATGATatgcaatgtaatgcacacaatAATTTGGATGTCCCTTCCACtgctttttttctattttatgcatttcaaCTGACTAGACTTAAGTAAAATCTAAAATAAGGAAGGCATGTGAGCAAATGCAGAGCTGTGTTTTTACACATAAATTAACCACAGACCGCTATTAAGCTTAAGGTCATTTAATATGTGCCCCTTAAGAGAAGGATGTAAATACTGCTTACTGTACTTAAAGTAAATATGCTGTTTGATTTCATCACAATTACCGgtgattcacttatttttccagcGCAGCAGGTATCCAGCCAAGTCTTTTTTGCAAAGTTAAAAGTAATTATTCACTAAAGCGATGAAGGTTACAGGGTCCACACTCTGCAGGCTCCCCACCCACGTGTCATTTCACTCCCATAACGGCTACGGGCCGCGCGCCACCGTCTCTCCCTCCGCGAGACGTGCGCGAGCTTTCCCGGGCTGCAGCGTCACCGCGCGCCGCTCGCAAGGTCAATTCGGGCTACCGAGGGggggtaaaaaagaaaaaaaaagaaagggaaaaaaaaaaaaaaacaggcaaagaaacGCTCGGAGCTTTTAAGCGGAATGTACCGCCAATTTAACAAAAAGGCATAAAGGgaaaatttcttaaattttagaCGTTGCAAACATACGAAAAAAATTGCGTTTTTCGTTTAAAATTGTACTGGATTAAGAGTGCTGCACTGACCACGAATGCCGAGACTTGACTTAAGCAGaagaaagattttttatttGCTCTGTATTTGATACAAATTCCCCCAGTGTGTGCAGGAACACCGACTCGCTGTCCACCTTCAGCCCCATCATGGCGCCCTCGCTCCGGCAGGAGTCCGCACGCAGTTTCCGCCAATTCGAAGGCTTTAGCacccattaaaaatgcatttttcctaCAATTTAACCTCAGTTACGCGCAGAATGTAACACGTGTCACTCAGTTGCACTTAGGAACTACGTATTGtctattttgcacattttgatCTGATCGCCCCCTTTTTTGGCTATGCTGACAGAGAAACGTGGTAAAAATGAGTAATACCGAGAAAATAAATTGCCAGAGTTATATAGGTTTCCACATCGCCTGGAGCACAAAAAAGATGGTgctatgggggaaaaaataaaacatcgcCTCAGGTTTACGGCAGATCCGCGAGCGGGAGCAGCTGGCGCGAGCGGGTAGCGCGAGCCCCACGTCGCCCCGCAGCCGTCGCTGTGGAGCCGCcatgagtgtcacagagagtcGGCGAGGAAACCGCGACAAAATCGCCTGAAACGCCGCGAAAACACGACGGCCCACTCACCTTTTTACCACTAACGAAGCAGCGGATGTTATCGAAGCACACCGATGTGGTGTTAACGGTTTTCGGGGTGATTAAGCGCCTGTTTTTCGATTGTAAACCCCGGGGAGTCAGGTCGAAACACAGCCGACAAAAGGAGCGTCTTGTTCGGTATGAAACTCCGCCCAGCGCCGCAGGGGGAGGAACTCCCATGGAAAACGGGCGAGAAAACGGAGACAAAGGCAGAGACTCAAAATaactcttatttattttcttaaataactATTTCAATTATACTAACTGGATTTATTAATCTTTACTGAATTCCGTGAcgttatttaaaattaaatcgtTTTCTGCTCGTCAGCGTGAGACACGAGAGTCAGTCTCGAGAGCGCGAAATTTGCACCCTGTCGCAGAGAAAACGAACCATACTGTGCAGATATTAATCCCTGTTCATACGTTCTACGTATTGTATTCATGGTCTAGCCCAGCAGCGGTGCTCCGCGCTCTCCGCAGTCCAAGCGACGCCTCTCTCCGGCGTCCTGGCTGGAGCAGCTCCGTCCACCGCCGCGTTCCACCTACCGCCCGCCTCGTCCTCGTGTTTGGGGACGGAGTGCAATTTTCATCTTTACAAGAACGGATTACAAAGACGATGCTACATGTTTccatttttgtgtaattttattagtaataaagaaatgcatttacaaCCCGAAgctctgaatttttaaatatgtcgCAATGCATAGCAGCCTTCCTGCTGATAGTAAGAGCGCATCTAGTCGTGTTTAGCCGAGGCCGAAACACTTTTGTGTTTGCCGCTGTTTGTGTACGCAACCGGGCACGCACCGCTCGTTCCGAGCgacagcgcgcgcgcacaagGCTCAGAGGTGGCGCGTGGTGGCCGCACAGCTGCGGGAGCCTGTGCGAGGAGCCGGCCAATAGGACGCAGGGAGGAGGTTAAAGACCCCGCCCACCGCACCTGCGCCTTCACTTAGCTGGCAGTGGCGTCGCGTGGATGGGAAGAGCTCAGCTTCTGAACCGGTACAGTTCGGGGTGGGAGACGGGGATTGTGAACCCATTCAGAGCGTGGGATCCGTGGATTCTCCTTGTGCTTGACAATGTAATCCctaaagtggggaaaaatagtATCAGCTCGGAAAATATGACTTTAAGCAGCATGAGAGTGAGGGGAAGTAAACGTGACCCTGCAGTCCTCACAGGACATGATTGTGTACCAGTAGATGTATTGTTAACATTTATCATGGGACAGCTTTATCTGAAATGTCTTACTGCCACCTCCTAACAATATCCCAGGTGAGCTTAGCACACCTCCATCCTTGGCAAGAACAGTCTGGGCAGCATTGGCATCTGACTGAGGATGacgaccaactgccatgatgaacgagctggggatccaagataccatttagcaacatcatcattattacttgttaaactggttTACAGTTGTTACTTAtctgg of the Scleropages formosus chromosome 7, fSclFor1.1, whole genome shotgun sequence genome contains:
- the ubtfl gene encoding upstream binding transcription factor, like isoform X5, producing the protein MNGSSNVSAVAQNVHVKNDPDGVAWSKEDCLTLLERIRGLLPEGDAMKYKTTESHFDWEKVGFGTFTGDMCKQKWQKVSAEVRKYRTMTELIIDAIEFVRNPYKGKKLKTHPDFPKKPLTPYFRFFMEKRAKYAKIHPEMSNLDLTKILSKKYKELPEKKKLKYIQEFQREKEAFEKNMARFKEDHPELIEERKKSGLPEKPKTPQQLWYNHEKKTYMKLHPDVSQKDLKEALRRQWSQLSDKKRLKWISKALELQKAYGDSMKAYHEAHPEANSDEHFKSVLTKAERQLKDKFDGRPTKPPPNGYSLYCAELMVNMKDVPSTERMVLCSKQWKMMTQKEKDMFQKRCEQKKKQYEMDLQRFLESLPEEERERVLAEEKLAGTRLAMGSAGSPVQSKSPLNKERCNDSDLEHWEQGLAKEKRDSRKRPRLPETPKTAEEMWQQSVIGDYLAKYRSDRKKAQSAMESTWKAMEKKEKIPWIKKAAEDQKRYEVQYRPVRELLEMRTPVSGQGQRKPKFDGEPKKPPVSGYQMFSQELLTSGELNHFSLKERMVEIGKRWHKLTQSQKDKYRKQVEEQQIEYKVELDSWVKSLSPQERAVYKEFSNTKRRSTTKVQGPGAKVRVTKGKADTSDSDDDDEKTDSSDSEEEDESSGSSDSDDDDEDDDENDDDDDEEDDDDQSDGTSSSSSDDSSESDSD
- the ubtfl gene encoding upstream binding transcription factor, like isoform X2 translates to MNGSSNVSAVAQNVHVKNDPDGVAWSKEDCLTLLERIRGLLPEGDAMKYKTTESHFDWEKVGFGTFTGDMCKQKWQKVSAEVRKYRTMTELIIDAIEFVRNPYKGKKLKTHPDFPKKPLTPYFRFFMEKRAKYAKIHPEMSNLDLTKILSKKYKELPEKKKLKYIQEFQREKEAFEKNMARFKEDHPELIEERKKSGLPEKPKTPQQLWYNHEKKTYMKLHPDVSQKDLKEALRRQWSQLSDKKRLKWISKALELQKAYGDSMKAYHEAHPEANSDEHFKSVLTKAERQLKDKFDGRPTKPPPNGYSLYCAELMVNMKDVPSTERMVLCSKQWKMMTQKEKDMFQKRCEQKKKQYEMDLQRFLESLPEEERERVLAEEKLAGTRLAMGSAGSPVQSKSPLNKERCNDSDLEHWEQGLAKEKRDSRKRPRLPETPKTAEEMWQQSVIGDYLAKYRSDRKKAQSAMESTWKAMEKKEKIPWIKKAAEDQKRYEVQYRPVRELLEMRTPVSGQGQRKPKFDGEPKKPPVSGYQMFSQELLTSGELNHFSLKERMVEIGKRWHKLTQSQKDKYRKQVEEQQIEYKVELDSWVKSLSPQERAVYKEFSNTKRRSTTKVQGPGAKVRVTKGKAVGPRAGGLGAGGGKRAMAYRAKDTSDSDDDDEKTDSSDSEEEDESSGSSDSDDDDEDDDENDDDDDEEDDDDQSDGTSSSSSDDSSESDSD